GTTATTTGCTGTTGTTAATTTATTAATTCGATCAAAATCATTTGGATTCCCTAACAAATTTACAGCCACGATCAACTTTGTTTCACTACTTACCGCTTCTTCTAACTTATCTAAATCATAATTCAAAGTATTGATGTCTACATCTACAAATTTTAGTTTTAAACCATACTGGTATAAAGGAAAGTAAGTTGTAGACCAAGAGACAGCAGGCACAATAACCTCATCTCCTCTTTTTAATTTATTCTCTTTGGTATAGAACAAAGCTGCAATGGCAATTAAATTTGCAGAAGACCCTGAATTCACCATCACTGCGTATTTAGAATTTACAAATTCAGCAAATTCTTCTTCAAACTTTTGCACTCCTTTCCCCATGGTGTACATATCTGAATCAATCACCTTATTGATCGCTTTTATCTCCTTATCATCCCAAGTTGATGATGCTAATGAATATTTAATCATTTGATAATGTTTTATAGTACTGTAACGTTTTTGTTATTCCGTCTTCTAAACTTGTTTTAGACTTCCATCCAAACTCATTCAACAGTTTTGTATCAATTACTTTTTGTTTCATTCCAACAGGCTTCGTTAAATCATGTGTGAAACGACCTTTATAACCAATTACATTGGCTATTGCTTGGTAATATTCATTGATAGAATAATCATAACCAAGACCTACGTTAATATTCTGAGGCATCTCTGTTAACTTACTCAAAGCATAATGAATAAAATCAACTAGGTCCTCAACATACATAAACTCACGTTTTGCCAATCCATCTCCCCAAATTTCTACGGTTGACCTCCCTTTTTGTTTGGCCTCTACAATTTTTCTTATGACTGCTGGAATCATATGAGATTTTTGAGGATCAAACTTATCATACTTCCCATATAAATTACAAGGAATTATGGTTTTATAAGTAAACCCTTCTTTTGCATTTGTTATGTACTCACATAAACGTGTACAAATAATTTTAGCCAGCGCATACCCTTCATTTGTCGGCTCTAATTCTCCTTGTAAAATTAAGCTTTCTTTTAATGGGTTTTCTGCATTACGAGGATACATACAAGAACTCGCTAAATTGATTAGATTCTTAACTCCATGCTTTTTTGCAGACAAAATTATATTCTTCCCCATGTCTAAATTATCTACTAAAAACCCTACTGGATTCTCCATATTTGCCTGAATACCTCCTACTAAACCTGCCGCATGTACGATAACATCTGGCCGATGTTTTTTAAGATACATATCCACAAGACCTAACTCTTTTAAATTTAATTCAGAACTCGTAGGAGCTAAAATTTGAAACGAGGAAAATTTAGAACTAGTAATTAGGTTTTTACCAACCATACCACTACCTCCTGTAACTAAAACCTTCATACTTTTTTACATTATTTTTGCTGAAAACGAACAACAAATTCTAAATCGTGTTTCATCATTATTTTAACCAAGTCATCAATAGAAGTTCTACTTGGGTTCCATCCTAATTGAGTATGTGCTTTTGTGGGATCCCCTAACAAAGTCTCTACCTCTGCAGGTCTATAATATTCTGGATCTACCTCTATTAATACTTTTCCAGTTTCTTTACAGATTCCTTTTTCATTCTCTTCTATTCCTTCCCAAATTAATTCTATTCCAGCTTCTCTAAAGGCTAACTCACAAAAAGTTCTAACAGAGTGTTGAATCCCTGTAGCAACTACATAATCTTCAGGAGTATCTTGTTGTAACATCAACCACATACATTCTACATAATCTTTGGCATATCCCCAATCACGTAAAGAATTTAAATTTCCTAAATATAATTTTTCTTGCAAACCATGTTTAATTCGTGAAGCTCCTAAAGTAATTTTTCTTGTGACAAAAGTCTCTCCTCTTCGTTCTGATTCGTGATTAAACAAAATACCATTTACGGCGTACAAACCATACGACTCTCTATAATTTTTGGTAATCCAATACGCATACATTTTAGCCACACCATAAGGAGATCTTGGGTAAAAAGGAGTGGTTTCTTTCTGTGGAACTTCTTGAACTTTACCATACAACTCTGACGTTGACGCTTGATAGATTCTTGTTTTGTCTATCAATCCACAAATACGCAAGGCTTCTAACAAACGTAAAGTACCTACCGCATCTGTTTGGGCTGTATATTCCGGCAAATCAAAAGACACTTTAACATGAGACTGAGCTGCTAAATTATATATTTCGTCTGGCTGTATCTCTTGTATCAATCTAATTAAGTTCGTTGCATCTGTCATGTCCCCATAATGTAAATTCACTTTTCGATCTTTATGTAAATCTTCAATAAGCTCATCTATATATAAATGCTCAATACGTGAGGTATTAAAAGAAGAAGCTCTACGTATAACTCCATGAACCTCATATCCTTTTTCTATTAATAATTCTGCTAAATAAGAACCGTCTTGACCATTGATCCCTGTAATTAATGCTTTTTTCATTTTCATTTTTATAATTAAACGTCTTTTATTAAAGACAGTTCTCTTCTCTTGTTTCTATTTTGTATAAATTTGCTATTGCATAAATTTACGAACCGTCACGAAAATATATTTAGTTGTTTACATAAAATATTCTATTTGAAAGGTATTTAGCGACCTTAAAATAAAAGAACAATTCACAATCTGCTAAACTACATATTTCTATTCTCAAAATATATTTAAGTAATGGGCAATTTAACGCACAAAATTAACACAATGAAGACAATATACATTGATTTTTTAGGATTTGATTTATCATTAAACAAGGAAGATAACTGGATTGTCAGTTTACTCAGTAGGAGCTATCATGTTAAAATTTCAAAAGATGCTCCCTATGTGTTTGTTGGATCCTTTGATCCATATTCCTATAGAACTGAAATAACTGATAAAATTTCAATTTATATACCAGGGGAAGCGATTTTTCCTGACTTTAATTTTTTTGATTATGCCTTAGGATTTGATGAATTTAATTATGATGATCGATATTTTAGATGGTTACCACTAGGTAACACAATGGCTAGAGGAAAGTTCGTTAATAACATCCAAAAACCTTTTGGTAGAAAGTTCTGTAATTTTATCTATGGAAATCCTGATGCACACCCAAATAGAGATTTACTTTTTCATATGTTAAACAAATACAAAAAAGTAGATTCACTAGGAGCTCACCTAAAAAACACTAATATTGACATTGAACCTAGAAATGGAAATTGGTACCAAGGCAGTATCGATATCAAATCTGAATACAAGTTTTCATTATCTCTAGAAAACTCACTAATGAAAGGTTATACCACTGAAAAAATAATTTCTTCATTTCAAGCCAAATCAATTCCAATTTATTGGGGAAACCCCAATGTAACAAAAGAAATTGATCCAGATGGTTTTATCAACTGTCATGATTATGAATCTTTTGACCATGTTGTTGAAAAAGTAAAAGAAATTGACAACGATAAAACTAAATACCTAAAAATGCTTCAATCCGCAAAAAGCCTCTTTTTTGAAGAAACTTTTCATGAAAATCAAAACAAAAAATTATTATTATTCTTTGAAAATATTTTTGATAAAGAATTTAAAGATGCTAAAAGAAAGCCTGTAGGTTATTGGACTTCAAGACACTTAGACACCCTATTAATAAAACCTGAAAAAAAACAATCTTTAACTAGCCGTTTAAAATTTTGGAAGTAAATCTAACTATTGTTTTTCTTTACAATTCAACTCTAAAGACACTAAGACTATCTACCCGTTAAAATGCATGTTTACTAATTATCCAACTTAGCGTTGTATATGTCTTCATATCTGAATGTCAGTTAAACATTTATGTTTCAAAACAACCATAGCCAAAAAAACTATAAACAATTAGCTATCGAACTTCATTAAAACTACTATAATGAACAGTTTTATAAAAAACCAAGCTCCCTTTAAAAAAATAAAATTAACCTATCTTTGCTTACAAAACTTAAGCTTTGAATAAAAATAGATTAACCTTCTTCTCTTTTTTTGATCCAGAAAATCAAATTGATGACTATGTAATTCATTATTTAACAGAACTGAACAAAGTCTCTGATATTATTTTTTCCACAGATTGTAAACTGCCTCCTCATGAATTAAATAAAGTTGAGAATCTCGTTCTATTTAGCATTAATAAAAAACATGGTCAATATGATTTTGGTTCACATAAAAAAGCTTTTATAGAGGCAAGTCATAGAGATCTTTTAAAAAATTACGATTGGCTAATTTTAGCTAACGATTCTTGTTACGGACCTTTTTATGAGTTGGAACCTATTTTTTTAGAAATGGAGTCTAAAAAATTAGATTATTGGGGTTTTAGTCATAATACCATAGACTTATCTCCACATATACAAAGTTATTTTGTTGCTTTAAATAAAGACACCTTTACCTCAAAAGTGTTTAAAGATTTCATTTTAAGTATTAAAAAACAATCTGTAAGAAGAAATATTATAATAAAATATGAACACGGATTAACAACTAATCTTAAAAACGCTGGCTTTAATTACAACACTTATTTTGTTGAAACTCCCGGCAGTTTTTTACATGACCCTACCAAAGACTGGGATAAAATGATACACAAAGGATTCCCTTTTATAAAGAGAACTCTTTTCACCAGAAATAACTATAACCTGGACAATTTGGATACGTATAAAGAAGTAATTCTTAAAAACCATCCTGAATTTGATATCAAAATAATAGAAGAAAATTTGAATCGTTATTTAGCTCCTGTATCTCCATCAATTATTAACTTAATTGTAAGTAAATTTAAGAAAATAGCAAAATTTTAATATTTTTTATTTTAAGA
Above is a genomic segment from Wenyingzhuangia fucanilytica containing:
- a CDS encoding GDP-L-fucose synthase family protein is translated as MKVLVTGGSGMVGKNLITSSKFSSFQILAPTSSELNLKELGLVDMYLKKHRPDVIVHAAGLVGGIQANMENPVGFLVDNLDMGKNIILSAKKHGVKNLINLASSCMYPRNAENPLKESLILQGELEPTNEGYALAKIICTRLCEYITNAKEGFTYKTIIPCNLYGKYDKFDPQKSHMIPAVIRKIVEAKQKGRSTVEIWGDGLAKREFMYVEDLVDFIHYALSKLTEMPQNINVGLGYDYSINEYYQAIANVIGYKGRFTHDLTKPVGMKQKVIDTKLLNEFGWKSKTSLEDGITKTLQYYKTLSND
- a CDS encoding glycosyltransferase family 10 domain-containing protein, with translation MKTIYIDFLGFDLSLNKEDNWIVSLLSRSYHVKISKDAPYVFVGSFDPYSYRTEITDKISIYIPGEAIFPDFNFFDYALGFDEFNYDDRYFRWLPLGNTMARGKFVNNIQKPFGRKFCNFIYGNPDAHPNRDLLFHMLNKYKKVDSLGAHLKNTNIDIEPRNGNWYQGSIDIKSEYKFSLSLENSLMKGYTTEKIISSFQAKSIPIYWGNPNVTKEIDPDGFINCHDYESFDHVVEKVKEIDNDKTKYLKMLQSAKSLFFEETFHENQNKKLLLFFENIFDKEFKDAKRKPVGYWTSRHLDTLLIKPEKKQSLTSRLKFWK
- the gmd gene encoding GDP-mannose 4,6-dehydratase; the protein is MKKALITGINGQDGSYLAELLIEKGYEVHGVIRRASSFNTSRIEHLYIDELIEDLHKDRKVNLHYGDMTDATNLIRLIQEIQPDEIYNLAAQSHVKVSFDLPEYTAQTDAVGTLRLLEALRICGLIDKTRIYQASTSELYGKVQEVPQKETTPFYPRSPYGVAKMYAYWITKNYRESYGLYAVNGILFNHESERRGETFVTRKITLGASRIKHGLQEKLYLGNLNSLRDWGYAKDYVECMWLMLQQDTPEDYVVATGIQHSVRTFCELAFREAGIELIWEGIEENEKGICKETGKVLIEVDPEYYRPAEVETLLGDPTKAHTQLGWNPSRTSIDDLVKIMMKHDLEFVVRFQQK
- a CDS encoding rhamnan synthesis F family protein — translated: MNKNRLTFFSFFDPENQIDDYVIHYLTELNKVSDIIFSTDCKLPPHELNKVENLVLFSINKKHGQYDFGSHKKAFIEASHRDLLKNYDWLILANDSCYGPFYELEPIFLEMESKKLDYWGFSHNTIDLSPHIQSYFVALNKDTFTSKVFKDFILSIKKQSVRRNIIIKYEHGLTTNLKNAGFNYNTYFVETPGSFLHDPTKDWDKMIHKGFPFIKRTLFTRNNYNLDNLDTYKEVILKNHPEFDIKIIEENLNRYLAPVSPSIINLIVSKFKKIAKF